The Sphingomonas sanxanigenens DSM 19645 = NX02 genome includes a region encoding these proteins:
- a CDS encoding TonB-dependent receptor produces MLSTASALHAQTAEAPQSEPVEQGGGDIIVTALKRSTSIQETPISISAVTSESLARQNITDSNALGRVAPSLVINESSNGGSRVIIRNLYATGEPLVGLYYDEVPLSGTGGVSNDAGGTLPGLRLFDVERAEVLRGPQGTLYGASSMGGTIRIIFAKPKLDRYEGAVDGQVTTIDGSGGSLGYQMNGMVNVPIIEDKIGARVVGFYEKGAGFVDNSVLGFKDINGSESYGGRLTVRIKPIEDITLDLLGVYQNRTGARSDWNYTEYLLTNKRYDQSLLIRQPQEDELKLAAATLNWDVGFATLTATASYSERNLKYSFDYTNYFSRYQTVNQTNGLVPSYTGAPTAIPGYSRYLADCQSGYLVNTTCDGAGYQNLVNSYGIQSTYQPQSNKTNTEEIRLADDRYAFKWTVGFYHSYRKNFTRSILERSDPVTGLQNYPNGFASGDTYIVGTNFTGLDRTIDDRLEQIAGFAEATWDITDALSVTAGGRYFKYMKDTTSAVLVPSYIAGNSRQGELTASGDETGTLLKFGANYKFNRDFMLYATAAQGYRPGGVNQTLGLPSYAAVYSSDSVWAYEIGAKTSWFDRKVIVNIDAFQMDWNDMQISASFNNAFGFITNSSSPARIRGIELDTSFFPLDGLALRVSGSYIDAKLRGDQSLPSGITQCPIPFIPGTTGCATIAAGRDGDRIPYSPKWTIQGSADYTIPLEDDLQIITHADLAYRSKSLTTYDLARYATAYPNGPAGTPGGEALYTLPGFATVGLRLGLEKDEGRWGIYVFANNVFNKLGLTSLTNGQASATQLSYRYNGALIRPSFAQVTQPRVIGVQATVKFR; encoded by the coding sequence CCGCGGTGACATCGGAGTCGCTTGCCCGGCAGAACATCACCGATTCCAACGCCCTGGGCCGCGTCGCCCCCAGCCTCGTCATCAACGAGAGCTCGAACGGCGGCAGCCGCGTCATCATCCGCAACCTCTATGCGACCGGCGAACCGCTGGTCGGCCTCTATTATGACGAGGTTCCGCTGAGCGGCACCGGCGGCGTTTCCAACGACGCCGGCGGCACCCTGCCCGGCCTGCGCCTGTTCGACGTCGAGCGCGCCGAGGTGCTGCGCGGTCCGCAGGGCACGCTCTATGGCGCGAGCTCGATGGGCGGCACCATCCGCATCATCTTCGCCAAGCCCAAGCTGGACCGCTACGAAGGCGCGGTCGACGGGCAGGTGACGACGATCGACGGCAGCGGCGGATCGCTGGGCTATCAGATGAACGGCATGGTCAACGTGCCGATCATCGAGGACAAGATCGGCGCCCGCGTGGTCGGCTTCTACGAAAAGGGGGCCGGCTTCGTCGACAACAGCGTTCTCGGCTTCAAGGACATCAACGGCAGCGAGAGCTATGGCGGCCGTTTGACGGTGCGCATCAAGCCGATCGAGGATATCACGCTCGACCTGTTGGGCGTGTACCAGAACCGCACCGGCGCCCGTTCCGACTGGAACTACACCGAATATCTGCTGACCAACAAGCGCTACGACCAGTCGCTGCTGATCCGGCAGCCGCAGGAGGACGAGCTGAAGCTCGCCGCGGCGACACTCAACTGGGATGTCGGCTTCGCAACGCTGACCGCGACCGCATCCTATTCGGAACGCAACCTCAAATACAGCTTCGACTATACGAACTATTTCTCGCGCTACCAGACGGTCAACCAGACCAACGGGCTGGTGCCGAGCTATACCGGTGCGCCCACCGCGATCCCCGGGTACAGCCGCTACCTTGCCGATTGCCAGTCCGGCTACCTGGTCAACACGACCTGCGACGGCGCCGGCTACCAGAATCTGGTCAACAGCTACGGCATCCAGTCGACCTACCAGCCGCAGTCGAACAAGACCAACACCGAGGAAATCCGGCTCGCCGACGATCGCTATGCATTCAAGTGGACGGTGGGTTTCTATCACAGCTACCGCAAGAACTTCACGCGCTCCATCCTCGAGCGGTCGGACCCTGTCACCGGCCTGCAGAACTATCCGAACGGCTTCGCGAGCGGCGATACCTACATCGTCGGCACCAACTTCACCGGCCTCGACCGCACGATCGACGACCGGCTGGAACAGATCGCCGGCTTCGCCGAGGCGACGTGGGACATCACCGACGCGCTGAGCGTCACCGCGGGCGGGCGCTACTTCAAATATATGAAGGACACGACCTCGGCGGTGCTGGTGCCGAGCTACATCGCCGGCAACTCCCGCCAGGGGGAACTGACGGCGAGCGGCGACGAGACCGGCACGCTTTTGAAGTTCGGCGCCAACTACAAGTTCAACCGCGACTTCATGCTCTATGCGACGGCGGCGCAGGGATATCGCCCGGGCGGCGTGAACCAGACGCTCGGCCTGCCGAGCTATGCCGCGGTCTATTCCTCGGACTCGGTGTGGGCCTATGAGATCGGCGCCAAGACCTCATGGTTCGACCGCAAGGTGATCGTCAACATCGACGCGTTCCAGATGGACTGGAACGACATGCAGATCTCGGCGAGCTTCAACAACGCCTTCGGCTTCATCACCAACAGTTCCAGCCCGGCGCGGATCCGCGGCATCGAGCTCGACACCTCCTTCTTCCCGCTCGACGGGCTCGCGCTGCGCGTGTCCGGCAGCTATATCGACGCCAAGCTGCGCGGCGACCAGTCGCTGCCGAGCGGCATCACCCAGTGCCCGATCCCGTTCATTCCCGGCACGACCGGCTGCGCGACGATCGCCGCCGGGCGCGACGGCGACCGCATCCCCTATTCGCCGAAATGGACGATCCAGGGGTCCGCCGACTACACGATCCCGCTCGAGGATGATCTGCAGATCATCACCCATGCCGACCTCGCCTATCGCAGCAAATCGCTGACCACCTACGATCTGGCGCGCTATGCGACCGCCTACCCCAACGGCCCGGCCGGCACGCCGGGCGGCGAGGCGCTCTATACGCTGCCGGGCTTCGCGACGGTGGGCCTGCGGCTGGGCCTCGAAAAGGACGAGGGACGCTGGGGCATCTATGTCTTCGCGAACAATGTGTTCAACAAGCTCGGCCTCACCTCGCTGACCAACGGCCAGGCGAGCGCGACGCAGCTTTCCTACCGCTACAACGGCGCGCTGATCCGGCCGAGCTTCGCCCAGGTGACGCAGCCGCGCGTCATCGGCGTCCAGGCGACCGTCAAGTTCCGCTGA
- a CDS encoding M14 family zinc carboxypeptidase translates to MRVRLSITSAALAATMFSGLPARSQSPTQAPSPATLGPPGAAVPSGLTPLTQPQDAEYTRLIAQHLVDKRFTTELVDHMPASDTVPSPLKFFGRIPGTPGELTYAADIHRYYRELARTSKRVKLMTLGTTEEGREQVVLAIADEATIANLDQYKAQLAALGDPRRTDAAKAAEIIKTAKPIYWLTSGLHSSETGGPETLIELAFRLAVEDTPFIRNVRENVITFITPVVEVDGRERLVDTYYYGKKTGKPKPPFMYWGHYVAHDNNRDGMGQALKLTQNVTKGVLDWHPTVLHDLHESVAYLYASTGGGPYNPQLDPIQPGEWWLLAETEVTELTKRGVPGVWTGGFYDGWVPNYLFWVAQTHNGFGRFYEVQSYGPEITKGLKLPPATTSKEWYRPNPPLPSVDWGPRNNVNIQQSAILFALNKVADDRATYLENYWIKNRNAVEIGRTGAVNAYVVPAAQHAPDNAIDMLNTLVRQGVEVSTATQAFTAGGVQVAAGDYVIRADQPYRTLLDMYFSVQNYPASNPRPYDDTGWTMHYMRNVDMKTIKDPAVFSQPLAPIAGEIALRGGVTGSGPVIVFDHTGDNALVSLRFKLKGVRMLAADAPFEANGRRYAAGSFILPNADRAAVDQLARSLGVKGEAIAAAPAVASHVLTAPRIAYVHSWLRTQDEGWWRLALDKYGIPYDYFADTTLKQRQNLRAKYDVLIYPTVAVGAREQFVGLPMNGPDPIPYKKTALTPNLGNLDSADDIRGGLGGEGLEALRSFVQGGGTLLADGSTVEMLSAFGLTPGITVTTPPELYNKGSVMRGVIVDRKSPIVYGYDQKELPVYFSQAPVLTVSRGESRGGGAVDPNSAGARLAQNLTPNVASAPLSPWTPGVGEPVAVAPADHGPMQQPASRSFGAEPTQLPRVVMSFPAKSSDMLLSGLLSGGDALSNKPLVVDLPSGKGHMVLFALRPFWRSQTQGNYMLGFNTILNWDHLDAGAPAPKP, encoded by the coding sequence ATGCGCGTCCGTCTCTCGATCACGTCCGCGGCGCTTGCCGCGACCATGTTCTCCGGCTTGCCGGCCCGATCGCAGTCCCCGACCCAGGCGCCGTCGCCGGCCACGCTCGGACCGCCGGGCGCCGCCGTCCCCTCCGGCCTCACCCCGCTGACCCAGCCGCAGGATGCCGAATATACAAGGCTGATCGCGCAGCATCTCGTCGACAAGCGCTTCACCACCGAGCTGGTCGATCATATGCCGGCGTCGGACACGGTGCCCTCGCCGCTCAAATTCTTCGGCCGCATTCCCGGCACGCCCGGCGAACTCACCTATGCCGCCGACATCCACCGCTATTATCGCGAGCTCGCCCGCACGTCGAAGCGCGTGAAGCTGATGACGCTCGGCACCACCGAGGAAGGCCGCGAACAGGTCGTCCTGGCGATCGCCGACGAGGCGACGATCGCCAATCTCGACCAGTACAAGGCGCAGCTCGCCGCGCTGGGCGATCCGCGCCGCACCGACGCGGCGAAGGCGGCGGAGATCATCAAGACCGCCAAGCCGATCTACTGGCTGACCTCCGGCCTGCACTCGTCCGAAACCGGCGGGCCCGAGACGCTGATCGAGCTGGCCTTCCGCCTCGCGGTCGAGGACACGCCGTTCATCAGGAATGTCCGCGAGAATGTGATCACCTTCATTACCCCGGTGGTCGAGGTCGATGGTCGCGAGCGGCTGGTCGATACCTATTATTATGGCAAGAAGACCGGCAAGCCCAAGCCGCCCTTCATGTATTGGGGCCATTATGTCGCGCACGACAACAACCGCGACGGCATGGGGCAGGCGCTCAAGCTCACCCAGAACGTCACCAAGGGCGTGCTCGACTGGCATCCGACCGTGCTGCACGACCTGCACGAGTCGGTCGCCTATCTCTATGCGTCGACCGGCGGCGGCCCCTACAACCCGCAGCTCGATCCGATCCAGCCGGGCGAGTGGTGGCTGCTGGCCGAGACCGAGGTCACCGAACTGACCAAGCGCGGCGTGCCGGGCGTGTGGACCGGCGGCTTCTACGACGGCTGGGTGCCCAATTATCTGTTCTGGGTGGCGCAGACCCACAACGGCTTCGGCCGCTTCTACGAGGTGCAGAGCTATGGCCCCGAGATCACCAAGGGCCTGAAGCTGCCGCCGGCGACCACCAGCAAGGAATGGTATCGCCCCAACCCGCCGCTGCCCTCGGTCGACTGGGGCCCGCGCAACAACGTCAACATCCAGCAATCGGCGATCCTGTTCGCGCTGAACAAGGTGGCGGACGATCGCGCGACCTATCTGGAGAATTACTGGATCAAGAACCGCAACGCGGTGGAGATCGGCAGGACCGGCGCGGTCAATGCCTATGTCGTGCCCGCCGCGCAGCACGCGCCGGACAATGCGATCGACATGCTCAACACGCTGGTGCGGCAGGGCGTCGAGGTCAGCACCGCGACGCAGGCCTTCACCGCGGGCGGCGTGCAGGTGGCGGCCGGCGACTATGTGATCCGCGCCGACCAGCCCTACCGCACCTTGCTCGACATGTATTTCAGCGTGCAGAACTATCCGGCGTCCAACCCGCGTCCCTATGACGATACCGGCTGGACCATGCATTATATGCGCAACGTCGACATGAAGACGATCAAGGACCCGGCCGTCTTCTCGCAGCCGCTGGCGCCGATCGCGGGCGAAATCGCGCTGCGTGGCGGCGTGACCGGCAGCGGCCCGGTGATCGTGTTCGATCATACCGGCGACAATGCGCTGGTGTCGCTGCGCTTCAAGCTGAAGGGCGTGCGGATGCTGGCGGCGGACGCACCGTTCGAGGCGAACGGCCGGCGCTATGCCGCCGGCAGCTTCATCCTGCCCAACGCCGATCGCGCTGCCGTCGACCAGCTCGCGCGCAGCCTGGGCGTGAAGGGCGAGGCGATCGCGGCCGCCCCCGCGGTCGCCAGCCATGTCCTCACCGCGCCGCGCATCGCCTATGTCCATTCCTGGCTGCGGACGCAGGACGAGGGCTGGTGGCGCCTCGCGCTCGACAAATATGGCATCCCCTACGATTATTTCGCCGACACCACGCTCAAGCAGCGGCAGAACCTGCGCGCGAAATATGATGTGCTGATCTATCCCACCGTCGCGGTCGGCGCGCGCGAGCAGTTCGTGGGCCTGCCGATGAACGGCCCGGATCCGATCCCCTACAAGAAGACCGCGCTGACCCCGAACCTGGGCAATCTCGATTCCGCCGACGATATTCGCGGCGGCCTCGGCGGCGAGGGGCTGGAGGCGCTGCGCAGCTTCGTCCAGGGCGGCGGCACGCTGCTCGCCGACGGTTCGACCGTCGAGATGCTCTCGGCCTTCGGCCTGACCCCCGGGATCACCGTGACCACGCCGCCGGAACTCTACAACAAGGGCTCGGTCATGCGCGGCGTGATCGTCGATCGGAAGAGCCCGATCGTCTACGGCTATGACCAGAAGGAACTGCCGGTGTACTTCTCGCAGGCGCCGGTTCTCACCGTGTCGCGCGGCGAGAGCCGTGGCGGCGGCGCCGTCGATCCGAACTCGGCGGGCGCGCGGCTGGCGCAGAACCTGACGCCGAACGTCGCCTCCGCACCGCTCTCGCCATGGACGCCGGGCGTGGGCGAACCCGTCGCCGTCGCGCCGGCGGACCATGGCCCGATGCAGCAGCCGGCCTCGCGCTCCTTCGGTGCCGAGCCGACCCAGTTGCCGCGCGTCGTTATGTCCTTCCCGGCCAAGTCGAGCGACATGCTGCTCAGCGGCCTGCTTTCGGGCGGCGATGCGCTCAGCAACAAGCCGCTGGTGGTCGACCTGCCGAGCGGCAAGGGCCATATGGTGCTGTTCGCACTCAGGCCCTTCTGGCGATCGCAGACGCAGGGCAACTACATGCTCGGCTTCAACACCATCCTCAATTGGGATCATCTCGACGCCGGCGCGCCGGCGCCCAAGCCCTGA
- a CDS encoding TonB-dependent receptor — protein MGQILSRVRGRQRAFTLMASAALSALLAASPAVAQDAAPDTTADAVDGGDIVVTGTRRGDASVKNTALAITAFSGETLERSHVTSLSDIRALDPSVNIQSYGAAQTKVVLRGIDSDVGATSALYLNESAVLGGTGGNILGDGKPGIRLHDIDHVEVLKGPQGTLFGTASMSGTLRVLTRKPELDQWGGSAELGLSAVEGGNPFAEASGTINAPIVADTLGVRITGWLESGGGFIDQRPRDGVVIRNGNDQFVRGVRGELLWQAGPDLSVRALATHQAIDVDGSQAFQTAAGPYLNTSPTVETYQDRYSLFSLTAGYDLGFGAIIASGSYSKQDVRNTKDSTPTNISFGVNAPLNFVANIDFEDFNSEVRFSSAFDGPFQLVAGAYYEHTESDYQTNAIQAPDFIPACFTYEECKAKGLAEPGRGNSIYEFGTLTQRRIDQYALYAQADWEMVQGLTATVGARYFRAEVRDLVTNLQTVFPDFVFGIVTTPSVTGDREGVNTEPSYNFALLWEATPNLSLYGRAASGFRIGGVNTATSLAEQAGVVFPGTYDPDSLWSYEVGIKGYAFDRALFFDLAGYRVDWTNQQLLASAAGAFGYTINAGKTVTKGVEFNTTLTLPQGFSVNGNVTYVDARLAEDLPPEVVAAGTFGSDGDRVPLSPRWSAAATANYETALGGTLTGFVAGNITYHGDSYSSFSRATAFDTYLPDYTLIGARFGLRTEGGVEFTIYGDNLTNAAPYLGVIPSQDGVRIFTARPRTIGARVRARF, from the coding sequence ATGGGTCAGATTCTCAGCCGCGTCCGCGGCCGTCAGCGCGCTTTCACGCTGATGGCGTCGGCGGCGCTGTCAGCGTTGCTCGCCGCCAGCCCGGCGGTCGCGCAGGACGCCGCACCCGATACGACCGCGGACGCGGTCGACGGGGGCGATATCGTCGTCACCGGAACCCGCCGCGGCGACGCGTCGGTCAAGAATACGGCGCTCGCGATCACCGCCTTTTCGGGGGAGACGCTCGAGCGCAGCCATGTCACCAGCCTGTCCGACATTCGCGCGCTCGATCCGTCGGTCAACATCCAGAGCTATGGCGCCGCCCAGACCAAGGTGGTGCTGCGCGGCATCGACTCGGATGTCGGCGCGACCTCGGCGCTCTACCTCAACGAATCCGCGGTGCTGGGGGGCACCGGCGGCAACATCCTGGGGGATGGCAAGCCGGGCATCCGCCTGCACGACATCGACCATGTCGAGGTGCTGAAGGGCCCGCAGGGCACCTTGTTCGGCACCGCGTCGATGAGCGGCACGCTGCGCGTGCTGACGCGCAAGCCCGAGCTCGACCAGTGGGGCGGCTCGGCCGAACTCGGCCTCTCCGCGGTCGAGGGCGGCAATCCGTTCGCCGAAGCCAGTGGGACGATCAACGCGCCGATCGTAGCCGACACGCTGGGCGTGCGCATAACCGGCTGGCTGGAAAGCGGCGGCGGCTTCATCGATCAGCGCCCGCGCGACGGCGTGGTGATCAGGAACGGCAACGACCAGTTCGTGCGCGGCGTGCGCGGCGAACTGCTGTGGCAGGCGGGGCCGGACCTGTCGGTGCGCGCGCTCGCCACCCATCAGGCGATCGACGTGGACGGCAGCCAGGCGTTCCAGACGGCGGCCGGCCCCTATCTCAACACGTCGCCGACGGTGGAGACCTACCAGGATCGCTACAGCCTGTTCTCGCTGACCGCCGGATATGATCTGGGCTTCGGCGCGATCATCGCCAGCGGCAGCTACAGCAAGCAGGACGTGCGCAACACCAAGGATTCGACGCCGACCAACATCAGCTTCGGCGTGAACGCGCCGCTGAACTTCGTCGCGAACATCGACTTCGAGGACTTCAACAGCGAGGTCCGTTTCTCCTCGGCGTTCGATGGTCCGTTCCAGCTGGTCGCGGGTGCCTATTACGAGCACACGGAGAGCGACTATCAGACCAACGCGATCCAGGCGCCCGACTTCATTCCCGCCTGCTTCACCTATGAGGAATGCAAGGCCAAGGGGCTGGCGGAGCCCGGCCGCGGCAACAGCATCTATGAGTTCGGCACGCTCACCCAGCGCAGGATCGATCAATATGCGCTCTATGCGCAGGCCGATTGGGAAATGGTGCAGGGCCTGACCGCCACGGTCGGCGCGCGCTATTTCCGCGCCGAGGTGCGCGATCTCGTCACCAACCTGCAGACCGTGTTTCCGGACTTCGTGTTCGGCATCGTCACGACGCCCAGCGTCACCGGCGATCGCGAGGGCGTGAACACGGAGCCGAGCTATAATTTCGCATTGCTGTGGGAAGCGACGCCGAACCTCAGCCTCTATGGCCGCGCCGCATCCGGCTTCCGCATCGGCGGCGTCAACACCGCCACCTCGCTCGCGGAGCAGGCCGGGGTGGTGTTCCCGGGCACCTATGATCCGGACAGCCTGTGGAGCTATGAGGTCGGCATCAAGGGCTATGCGTTCGATCGCGCCTTGTTCTTCGACCTTGCCGGCTACCGGGTCGACTGGACCAACCAGCAATTGCTGGCGAGTGCCGCGGGCGCGTTCGGTTACACGATCAACGCCGGCAAGACGGTGACCAAGGGCGTGGAATTCAACACCACGCTCACTTTGCCGCAGGGCTTCAGCGTCAACGGCAACGTCACCTATGTCGATGCCAGGCTCGCCGAAGATTTGCCGCCGGAAGTCGTCGCGGCCGGGACGTTCGGCAGCGACGGCGATCGCGTGCCGCTGTCTCCCCGCTGGTCGGCGGCGGCGACCGCCAATTACGAAACCGCGCTGGGCGGCACGCTGACCGGCTTCGTCGCGGGCAACATCACCTATCATGGCGACAGCTACAGCAGCTTCAGCCGCGCTACCGCGTTCGACACCTATCTGCCCGACTATACGTTGATCGGTGCCCGGTTCGGCCTGCGCACCGAGGGGGGCGTGGAATTCACCATCTATGGCGACAACCTTACCAACGCGGCGCCCTATCTGGGGGTGATCCCGTCGCAGGATGGCGTGCGCATCTTCACCGCGCGTCCGCGCACGATCGGCGCCCGCGTTCGCGCCCGCTTCTGA
- a CDS encoding gamma-glutamyltransferase family protein, with amino-acid sequence MFTTRPEISGTFGVVASTHWIVSQVAMGMLERGGNAFDAAVAGGFTLCVVEPHLCGPAGEVPILFHDAANGSVQVLCGQGVAPAAATIAAFRGEGLDMVPGSGLIAAVVPGAFDAWMMLLRDHGTMDLAEVMAPAIGYALNGHPLLAGASRAIADVADALLTEWPSGAGIWLPGGAPPPPGALFRNPVLAATWQRLIAEAGTTGTRAARIDRARRAWSQGFVAEAIDAFARTPLMDASGERHPGLLTGEDMARWSAGYEAPVKTDFAGWTVCKTDSWGQGPVLLQALAILDAAGIASVDLGGPDFVHLVLEALKLAFADREAYYGDPAFVDVPMAALLSPGYAAARAALIDAQASHAIRPGIIAGFEDQVRRGMAQIRVATSEAAGIGIGEPTMMHLKSTLKPGDTVHIDVIDRWGNMVTATPSGGWPQSSPTVPGLGFALNTRAQMFWLEPDLPGSLAPGKRPRTTLTPTLALNGGRPALVCGTPGGDQQDQWQLVLLLRRILGDMKLQQALDMPLFHSLHVPSSFYPREALPGVAVIEENYGADILADLTRRGHDLREAPAWSAGRLTVAERSADGVLHAAATPRLMQAYAVGR; translated from the coding sequence ATGTTCACCACCCGCCCCGAGATCAGCGGCACGTTCGGCGTCGTCGCCTCGACCCACTGGATCGTCTCGCAGGTGGCGATGGGAATGCTCGAGCGCGGCGGCAACGCGTTCGACGCCGCGGTCGCCGGCGGCTTCACATTGTGCGTGGTCGAGCCGCATCTGTGCGGCCCCGCCGGCGAGGTGCCGATCCTGTTCCACGATGCAGCGAACGGCAGCGTGCAGGTGCTGTGCGGTCAGGGCGTCGCGCCCGCGGCCGCGACGATCGCCGCGTTTCGCGGCGAAGGGCTCGACATGGTGCCGGGATCCGGGCTGATCGCCGCGGTGGTGCCCGGCGCGTTCGATGCCTGGATGATGCTGCTGCGCGACCATGGCACGATGGACCTGGCCGAGGTGATGGCGCCCGCGATCGGCTATGCACTGAACGGCCATCCGCTGCTTGCCGGCGCATCGCGCGCGATCGCCGATGTCGCCGATGCGCTGCTGACCGAATGGCCGAGCGGCGCCGGGATCTGGCTGCCCGGCGGCGCCCCGCCCCCGCCCGGCGCGCTGTTCCGCAATCCCGTGCTCGCCGCGACGTGGCAAAGGCTGATCGCCGAGGCGGGCACCACCGGCACGCGCGCGGCGCGCATCGACCGCGCACGGCGCGCGTGGAGCCAGGGCTTCGTCGCCGAGGCGATCGACGCGTTCGCGCGCACGCCGCTGATGGATGCGAGCGGAGAGCGCCATCCCGGCCTGCTGACCGGCGAGGACATGGCGCGCTGGTCCGCCGGCTATGAGGCGCCGGTGAAGACCGACTTCGCCGGCTGGACTGTGTGCAAGACCGACAGCTGGGGCCAGGGCCCGGTGCTGCTCCAGGCGCTCGCCATTCTCGATGCGGCGGGGATCGCCTCGGTCGATCTCGGCGGGCCCGATTTCGTCCATCTCGTGCTCGAAGCCCTCAAGCTCGCCTTCGCCGATCGCGAGGCCTATTATGGCGACCCCGCCTTCGTCGACGTGCCGATGGCGGCCCTGCTCTCACCCGGCTATGCCGCAGCGCGCGCCGCGCTGATCGATGCGCAGGCCAGCCACGCGATCCGCCCCGGCATCATCGCCGGCTTCGAGGATCAGGTGCGGCGCGGCATGGCGCAGATCCGCGTCGCCACCTCCGAAGCGGCGGGCATCGGCATCGGCGAACCGACGATGATGCACCTCAAATCGACGTTGAAGCCCGGCGATACCGTGCACATCGACGTGATCGACCGCTGGGGGAACATGGTGACCGCCACCCCCTCCGGCGGCTGGCCGCAATCCTCCCCCACCGTCCCCGGCCTCGGCTTCGCGCTCAACACGCGTGCGCAGATGTTCTGGCTGGAGCCCGACCTGCCCGGCAGCCTCGCCCCCGGCAAACGCCCGCGCACGACGCTGACCCCGACGCTGGCGCTGAACGGCGGGCGCCCGGCGCTGGTCTGCGGCACGCCGGGCGGCGACCAGCAGGACCAGTGGCAGCTCGTGCTGCTGCTGCGCCGGATCCTTGGGGACATGAAGCTGCAGCAGGCGCTCGACATGCCGCTGTTCCACAGCCTGCACGTCCCCTCATCCTTCTACCCGCGCGAGGCGCTGCCCGGCGTGGCGGTGATCGAGGAGAATTATGGCGCCGATATCCTCGCCGACCTCACCCGCCGCGGGCACGACCTGCGCGAGGCCCCGGCCTGGTCGGCGGGCCGGCTCACCGTCGCCGAGCGAAGCGCCGATGGCGTGCTGCACGCCGCGGCGACGCCGCGGCTGATGCAGGCCTATGCCGTGGGGCGGTGA
- a CDS encoding DUF421 domain-containing protein, with amino-acid sequence MLLDDLDGLLRVAVVSLLAYAAMVLVLRIAGKRSLAKLNAFDLVVTVALGSTLATVLLSKDVALGEGVLAFAALASLQWLVSRISISSAWFRTLVRAEPRLLLENGEYRRGAMAQERVTASEIDAAVRNAGHGRLEAVAAVVLETDGSMSVIARGADDELTALRSVER; translated from the coding sequence ATGCTCCTTGACGATCTTGATGGCTTGCTGCGCGTCGCGGTCGTTTCGCTGCTGGCTTATGCCGCGATGGTTCTTGTCCTGCGGATCGCGGGCAAGCGCTCGCTCGCAAAGCTCAACGCATTTGACCTGGTTGTCACGGTCGCGCTTGGCTCGACGTTGGCCACCGTGCTGCTCAGCAAGGATGTCGCACTTGGCGAGGGCGTGCTCGCCTTCGCGGCGTTGGCGAGCCTGCAGTGGCTCGTCTCGCGAATATCGATCTCGAGCGCCTGGTTCCGAACACTCGTCCGCGCGGAGCCGCGACTCCTGCTTGAAAATGGCGAATATCGCCGCGGCGCCATGGCGCAGGAGCGTGTAACCGCCTCCGAGATCGACGCCGCTGTGAGAAATGCCGGGCACGGTCGGCTCGAAGCAGTAGCTGCGGTCGTGCTGGAGACTGACGGCAGCATGAGCGTCATCGCACGGGGTGCCGACGACGAGCTAACCGCGCTACGTTCGGTCGAGCGGTGA
- a CDS encoding MgtC/SapB family protein, producing the protein MDTGTFSPIHISWAEALLRIGASMLLPLLIGIDRFLRRKPIDFRPFVIVALAACSLALTIMELAARTTGPDVDLGLSRVFAGVITGIGFLGAGAMFREESYVKGAGSAASIWAAGAIGLICGVGLLWLATLLAGCVLLVLVVSAPLTGKYDAD; encoded by the coding sequence ATGGACACAGGCACATTCTCCCCCATCCATATCTCGTGGGCGGAAGCGCTGCTGCGCATCGGCGCGTCGATGCTGTTGCCGCTGCTGATCGGCATTGACCGCTTCCTCCGCCGCAAACCCATAGATTTCCGCCCGTTCGTAATCGTGGCGCTGGCGGCTTGCTCGCTGGCGCTGACGATCATGGAACTCGCCGCGCGTACCACCGGGCCTGACGTCGATCTCGGCCTCAGCCGCGTGTTCGCCGGCGTCATAACCGGCATTGGCTTCCTCGGTGCGGGCGCGATGTTCCGCGAGGAGAGCTACGTGAAGGGTGCTGGCTCCGCGGCGTCGATCTGGGCGGCGGGTGCGATCGGCTTGATCTGTGGCGTTGGCCTGCTGTGGCTTGCGACGCTGCTCGCGGGTTGCGTGTTGCTGGTCCTGGTCGTCAGCGCGCCACTCACTGGCAAATACGATGCCGACTGA